A section of the Virgibacillus sp. NKC19-3 genome encodes:
- a CDS encoding deoxynucleoside kinase yields MTEVPFIAIEGPIGIGKTSLAKKLSVHFDFHLLKEIVEENPFLGKFYDDIKAWSFQTEMFFLCNRFKQLEDIETQFLKQHKAVIADYHISKNMIFAKRTLPADKFEKYEQIYHILTSDMPVPNMMIYLHGSIDTLVERVRRRGRDVEQNMKPSYLAQLARDYEDYMNKFEVMHPDIPVIRINGDKTDFVHHQEDLNRVIEQVRMQLESRAIQAKR; encoded by the coding sequence ATGACAGAGGTTCCATTTATTGCAATAGAAGGGCCCATTGGTATTGGAAAGACATCCCTTGCAAAAAAACTTTCTGTCCATTTTGATTTTCATTTGCTTAAAGAAATCGTCGAGGAAAATCCATTTCTCGGCAAATTTTATGATGATATCAAGGCTTGGAGTTTTCAAACGGAAATGTTCTTTTTATGCAATCGTTTCAAGCAATTAGAGGATATTGAAACACAATTCCTAAAGCAGCATAAAGCAGTTATTGCTGATTATCATATATCGAAAAACATGATTTTTGCGAAACGTACATTACCAGCGGATAAATTTGAGAAGTATGAACAGATTTATCATATTTTGACGAGTGACATGCCCGTTCCGAATATGATGATATACCTGCACGGCAGCATTGATACGCTAGTCGAGCGTGTTCGTCGACGCGGGAGGGATGTGGAGCAAAATATGAAGCCATCCTATTTGGCTCAACTCGCACGAGACTATGAAGATTACATGAATAAATTTGAGGTCATGCATCCGGATATTCCGGTCATACGGATTAACGGAGATAAGACAGACTTTGTGCACCATCAGGAAGATTTAAATCGTGTGATTGAGCAGGTGCGGATGCAGCTCGAGTCCCGTGCTATTCAGGCGAAACGATAA
- a CDS encoding dicarboxylate/amino acid:cation symporter, translating into MSLTKKILIALILGVIVGIGFTFVSPEVFSPVDTYVLTPVGQIFLNLIMMIVVPIVFVSIVLGTAGLGDPTKLGKIGLKTISFYLVTTAVALMIGLGVAYVLEPGTEGTFDVENAEFEAESTPPVMDTLINIIPENPFEALASGEMLQIIAFALFIGIALAYLGEKTAGIFRLFEQANELLIWLVHVIMKTAPYGAFALIASAIGDAGLDAIGSMAMYMVAVVLALVIHGAVTYSIAIWGLGKASPIKFYKGFFPAMSVGFSTSSSSAALPIAMQSAQETLGVKKSISSFVQPLGATINMDGTAIMQAVATVFISQVYAVPLEFTDIILIILTATLASIGTAGVPSVGLIMLAMVLQQIGLPVEGIALIVGVDRLLDMLRTSLNITGDATAAYVISESEKRKEANTAESAK; encoded by the coding sequence ATGAGTCTTACAAAGAAAATTCTTATCGCCCTTATTTTAGGGGTGATTGTTGGTATAGGTTTTACCTTTGTATCACCAGAGGTGTTTTCCCCTGTTGATACGTATGTATTAACTCCGGTTGGACAAATATTCTTAAACCTCATCATGATGATTGTTGTGCCGATTGTGTTTGTATCTATTGTACTAGGTACAGCCGGTTTAGGTGATCCGACAAAGCTTGGGAAAATCGGGCTTAAGACGATTAGTTTTTATCTGGTTACTACAGCGGTTGCATTAATGATTGGGCTGGGAGTTGCTTATGTGCTTGAGCCTGGTACGGAGGGAACTTTTGATGTAGAAAATGCGGAATTTGAAGCGGAATCTACCCCACCGGTCATGGATACGCTGATCAATATTATTCCGGAAAACCCTTTTGAAGCACTGGCCTCCGGGGAAATGTTGCAGATTATTGCGTTTGCATTATTCATTGGGATCGCACTTGCTTATCTAGGTGAAAAAACGGCTGGAATATTTCGGTTGTTTGAACAGGCAAATGAGCTTTTGATTTGGCTGGTTCATGTTATTATGAAAACAGCACCATACGGAGCGTTTGCTCTGATTGCATCAGCGATCGGTGATGCGGGGCTGGATGCGATTGGATCCATGGCGATGTATATGGTTGCCGTGGTATTAGCCTTAGTTATACATGGAGCTGTTACGTATAGCATAGCCATTTGGGGACTTGGAAAGGCAAGTCCGATTAAATTTTATAAAGGATTTTTCCCTGCGATGTCAGTAGGCTTTAGTACCTCTAGTTCCAGTGCTGCCTTGCCTATTGCTATGCAATCAGCGCAGGAAACCTTAGGTGTGAAAAAATCGATCAGCAGCTTTGTTCAGCCATTAGGTGCAACGATTAATATGGATGGAACCGCTATTATGCAAGCTGTTGCAACGGTGTTTATTTCACAGGTTTATGCGGTACCGTTGGAATTTACGGACATTATTCTAATTATATTGACGGCAACACTTGCGAGTATTGGAACAGCAGGAGTTCCAAGTGTTGGTTTAATCATGCTAGCGATGGTCTTACAACAAATCGGATTACCGGTAGAGGGAATCGCATTAATTGTCGGCGTTGACCGCCTACTGGATATGCTTCGTACCTCTTTAAATATTACAGGAGATGCAACAGCCGCATATGTCATCTCGGAAAGTGAAAAGCGGAAAGAAGCAAACACAGCTGAATCTGCAAAATAA
- the tenA gene encoding thiaminase II, translating to MENLFTDRLWNRVQPIWNAYLEHPFVKGIGDGTLHQEKFKHYLKQDYVYLIEYARLFALGSAKAPDLKTMTTFANLLHETLHVEMDLHRKYASKFNISTKELEETEAASTTTAYTSYMLNMSQRGGVENVIAAILTCAWSYNFIGKHLALIPGALDHEFYGEWVKMYSSDDFTTLANDCMDVINELTKDKPEHELVALEEIVIKTSQFEYMFWEMAEKLEMWQTDSVGKA from the coding sequence ATGGAGAATTTATTTACAGATCGATTATGGAACCGAGTCCAACCAATATGGAATGCCTATTTGGAGCATCCTTTTGTAAAAGGAATTGGGGATGGTACGCTGCATCAAGAAAAGTTTAAACACTATTTGAAGCAAGATTATGTATATCTCATCGAGTATGCTCGGCTTTTTGCTTTAGGTAGTGCGAAAGCACCTGACTTGAAGACTATGACAACATTTGCAAATCTATTACATGAAACATTGCATGTAGAAATGGATTTACATCGTAAGTATGCTAGCAAATTTAACATATCAACTAAAGAACTGGAAGAGACGGAAGCTGCGTCTACGACAACTGCATACACCAGTTATATGTTGAATATGTCCCAACGAGGCGGAGTGGAAAATGTGATTGCAGCTATTCTTACTTGTGCATGGAGCTATAATTTTATTGGGAAACATTTAGCTTTAATACCTGGAGCGTTGGATCATGAATTTTATGGAGAATGGGTGAAAATGTATTCCTCTGATGATTTTACCACATTGGCAAATGACTGTATGGATGTAATCAATGAACTTACGAAAGACAAACCTGAACATGAACTTGTAGCATTAGAAGAAATCGTGATCAAGACCAGTCAATTTGAATACATGTTTTGGGAAATGGCCGAAAAATTAGAAATGTGGCAGACTGATTCTGTTGGTAAAGCCTGA